One part of the Aspergillus fumigatus Af293 chromosome 7, whole genome shotgun sequence genome encodes these proteins:
- a CDS encoding TRAPP complex core subunit BET3, whose translation MSSSTKVSRIGEDLWKTRVDKVNAELVTLTYGTIVAQLCQDYDSNYQEVNKQLDKMGYNIGMRLIEDYLAKSGMGRCANFRETADMISKVGFKIFLNITPTVTNWTSDNNQFSLIFDENPLADFVELPDDGRAQDELWFSNILCGVLRGALEMVQMQIEAHFVSDVLRGDDTTEMRVSLVRYIEDEMPPDEE comes from the exons ATGTCGTCCTCCACGAAAGTGTCCCGCATTGGTGAAGA TCTCTGGAA GACGAGAGTTGACAAGGTTAATGCGGAGCTGGTTACCTTGACGTATGGAACAATTGTTGCGCAATTATGCCAGGATTACGACAGCAACTATCAAGAGGTCAACAAACAGCTGGACAAGATGGGCTATAATATTGGTATGCGACTGATTGAAGATTACCTGGCGAAGTCTGGTATGGGCCGATGCGCGAACTTCCGAGAGACGGCAGATATGATCTCGAAG GTTGGGTTCAAGATCTTCCTGAATATCACGCCTACAGTCACGAACTGGACGAGCGATAACAATCAATTTTCTCTCATTTTCGACGAAAATCCTCTTGCGGACTTTGTGGAGCTCCCAGACGACGGAAGAGCACAAGATGAACTGTGGTTTTCCAATATTTTGTGTGGTGTTTTAAGGGGCGCACTCGAAATG GTTCAAATGCAGATCGAAGCCCACTTTGTCAGCGATGTTTTAAGAGGTGATGATACCACGGAAATGAGAGTATCATTGGTACGATAcatcgaggatgagatgcCGCCAGATGAAGAATGA
- a CDS encoding glycoside hydrolase family 47 protein, which translates to MRSGCWSLQMFGLRSACMIWVSLLSLWLAMAQGMRTYQIDELRKETEHMFYHGFENYMKYAFPEDELRPLSCRPLVRDRDNPSNAELNDVLGNYSLTLIDSLSSLAILSSSPDEGERAWNHFQDGVRDFVKLYGDGSDGPAGQGERARGFDLDSKVQVFETVIRGLGGLLSAHLFAVGDLPITRYTPPEPEATFAKAWDKSAFPGHDHGIKWSNGFVYDGQLLRLAADLANRLLPAFYTDTGLPYPRVNLRYGVQRRPFYANSPLNADKQCHGSDREVCREDRQHAPAETTETCSAGAGSLVLEFTVLSRLTGDGRYEELAKRAFWAVWTRRSDIGLIGSGIDAESGRWVHSYTGIGAGIDSFFEYAFKSYVLLSSGQHPSHDPRSPWQVLDGHFPPLSEYEHSAEAFLRVWEESHAAIKRHLYRGEGYQHPHVIQGDIFTGATRAFWIDSLSAFYPGLLSIAGELDEAIAIHLLTTAVWTRFSGLPERWNVATGNIEGELAWYGGRPEFIESTYYIYRATKDPWYLHVGEMVLRDLKRRCWTKCGWAGLQDVRNGELNDRMESFFLGETAKYLFLLYHPDHPLNDMDQPFVFSTEGHPLIIPTSTISSTHQHRKQVQHGELVNLPVCQLAPEPPTFGPSSTAARPDVFHAATLARLHLMPSRGPTEGPIFEYAHDHPSVTVSDLSSPTNYTYYPWTLPPELVPFNATSSPMTSRPTLDISFPAIPGMVIGPGSIERVRDGIFIKNIGGLRLSMVQDVPSVDATGKASQDDFRVQVINNVPLGKDEKVYLSREITFDILDPTDPNFTRMSDSAMIDIVIDVTPELLRRGNDSIASRERGAAAAEHSENHVIQENASVDDKIGSVDPSTSGMKNVFSSLMDTVSALLRDEDPGLTTQSPSRKSSILRLSLPAAVSSGAGSAPLPEVEDASIVSISGQPLRSRLSWSTIYFADEICDHRILREIAQSHQVLVIKRGGCSFSQKLRNIAAYPPSRHALKLVIVVDYDEKTFAEASTSTPPHSAGLAAIRAEPFLIRPLLDEPQMTAGGLPRRHPISMVMVGGGEETYGLLRRATGVGIKRRYSIRSQGIPINNLYIV; encoded by the exons ATGCGCTCGGGATGTTGGAGCTTACAGATGTTCGGCCTTCGATCAGCATGCATGATATGGGTCTCACTCCTGTCGCTATGGCTCGCCATGGCTCAGGGTATGAGAACTTATCAGATAGATGAACTCAG GAAAGAGACCGAGCACATGTTCTACCATGGATTCGAGAATTATATGAAATACGCGTTTCCAGAAGACGAATTGCGTCCCTTATCCTGTCGTCCGCTTGTTCGCGATCGTGATAACCCCTCGAATGCTGAGCTCAACGACGTCCTGGGAAATTACTCCCTTACCCTGATCGACAGCCTGTCCTCGTTGGCGATATTGTCGTCTAGTCCGGATGAAGGCGAGAGAGCTTGGAACCACTTCCAAGACGGGGTGAGGGATTTCGTTAAGCTATACGGGGACGGCTCGGATGGCCCTGCTGGTCAGGGTGAACGGGCACGGGGATTCGATCTTGACAGCAAAGTACAAGTCTTCGAAACTGTCATTCGAGGGCTAG GTGGATTGCTCAGTGCTCATCTTTTCGCCGTTGGTGACCTTCCAATCACCAGATATACTCCTCCAGAACCGGAAGCCACTTTCGCCAAGGCATGGGACAAATCAGCGTTTCCAGGACACGATCATGGGATCAAGTGGTCAAATGGATTTGTTTATGATGGTCAGCTTCTCCGGCTCGCTGCTGATCTGGCAAATCGCCTTCTACCTGCCTTTTATACGGACACTGGTCTTCCATACCCTCGAGTGAATCTGCGGTACGGCGTTCAACGTCGCCCGTTCTATGCAAACTCGCCGTTGAATGCAGACAAACAATGCCACGGGTCTGATCGTGAGGTCTGTCGAGAAGACCGTCAGCACGCTCCTGCAGAAACCACGGAAACTTGCAGTGCGGGTGCAGGCAGCCTAGTTCTCGAGTTTACGGTTCTGAGCAGGCTCACTGGAGATGGTCGATACGAAGAACTTGCAAAGAGAGCATTCTGGGCTGTTTGGACGCGAAGAAGTGACATTGGATTGATTGGTTCAGGAATAGATGCGGAATCAGGCCGCTGGGTTCATTCGTATACCGGG ATTGGCGCTGGCATCGACAGCTTTTTTGAGTACGCTTTCAAATCGTACGTCCTGCTCTCGTCGGGACAACACCCCTCGCATGATCCCCGGAGTCCCTGGCAGGTCCTCGATGGTCACTTCCCGCCATTGAGTGAATATGAACACTCAGCGGAAGCGTTCCTGCGCGTGTGGGAAGAGTCCCATGCAGCTATCAAACGGCATCTATATCGAGGGGAGGGTTATCAACATCCGCATGTGATCCAAGGCGATATATTTACCGGCGCAACACGGGCATTCTGGATCGATAGCCTGAGTGCTTTCTATCCAGGCCTTCTTTCGATAGCAGGGGAGCTGGACGAGGCCATAGCTATACACCTTTTGACGACAGCAGTCTGGACCCGATTTTCTGGCCTTCCTGAGAGATGGAATGTTGCCACCGGGAACATTGAGGGTGAGCTTGCTTGGTACGGTGGCCGTCCAGAGTTCATTGAGTCGACATACTACATATATCGGGCCACCAAGGATCCGTGGTATCTCCATGTTGGCGAAATGGTCCTCCGGGATCTCAAACGCCGGTGTTGGACGAAGTGCGGGTGGGCCGGTCTTCAGGACGTCCGCAACGGAGAGTTGAACGATCGAAtggagagcttcttcttgggaGAGACTGCCAAATATCTGTTTCTCCTATATCATCCCGACCATCCTCTGAATGATATGGATCAGCCCTTTGTCTTCTCAACCGAGGGTCACCCGCTGATTATACCAACAAGTACCATTTCCAGCACTCATCAGCATAGGAAGCAGGTGCAGCATGGAGAACTGGTCAATCTACCGGTTTGCCAGTTGGCACCTGAGCCACCGACATTCGGTCCATCCTCAACGGCTGCGCGTCCTGACGTTTTCCATGCTGCCACGTTGGCGCGTTTGCACCTAATGCCAAGCCGAGGCCCGACAGAAGGGCCTATTTTTGAGTATGCGCATGACCATCCTAGTGTGACAGTGTCCGATCTATCGTCGCCGACCAATTACACGTATTATCCGTGGACTCTTCCACCTGAATTGGTACCATTCAATGCAACAAGCTCACCGATGACCTCGCGACCGACACTTGACATCTCTTTCCCAGCCATTCCGGGTATGGTCATTGGCCCCGGGTCAATTGAGCGGGTTCGGGATGGCATtttcatcaagaacatcggAGGCCTTCGATTGAGCATGGTTCAAGATGTGCCGTCGGTCGACGCGACAGGGAAGGCGAGCCAGGATGATTTCCGTGTGCAGGTGATAAACAATGTGCCTTTGGGCAAAGATGAGAAGGTATACCTCTCACGAGAAATCACATTTGATATCCTCGATCCCACTGATCCTAATTTCACCCGAATGAGCGACTCTGCCATGATTGACATCGTCATTGACGTAACGCCAGAGCTTCTCCGTCGAGGAAATGATTCGATTGCTAGTCGCGAACGAGGTGCTGCGGCCGCGGAGCATAGTGAAAACCATGTCATCCAAGAGAACGCATCCGTGGACGACAAGATCGGAAGTGTCGACCCTTCAACCTCCGGAATGAAGAACGTGTTCTCATCTCTAATGGACACGGTGTCTGCACTCCTGCGGGACGAGGATCCGGGGTTGACGACCCAATCACCCTCGAGAAAATCGTCTATTCTTCGGCTGAGTCTGCCAGCTGCCGTATCTAGCGGTGCAGGCTCGGCTCCCCTCCCAGAGGTGGAGGATGCCTCTATTGTTTCCATCTCGGGGCAGCCGTTAAGAAGTCGCCTGTCATGGTCCACAATTTACTTTGCTGATGAAATCTGTGACCATCGGATCTTACGGGAGATtgctcaaagtcatcaagtCCTAGTCATCAAACGAGGCGGGTGCAGTTTCTCTCAAAAACTGCGCAACATTGCCGCTTACCCACCTTCCCGACACGCCCTCAAACTTGTCATTGTGGTTGATTACGATGAGAAGACGTTCGCGGAGGCCTCAACGTCCACTCCTCCCCATTCTGCAGGTCTGGCCGCCATTCGTGCTGAACCGTTTCTTATCCGGCCGTTATTAGACGAGCCGCAAATGACCGCAGGAGGGCTTCCGCGTCGCCATCCTATTAGCATGGTGATGGTTGGCGGCGGTGAGGAGACGTATGGGTTGCTGCGACGAGCGACAGGTGTTGGCATAAAGCGACGCTATTCGATCCGCTCTCAGGGCATACCGATCAATAATCTGTACATAGTCTGA
- a CDS encoding RidA family protein, whose amino-acid sequence MLKSSFRLLSSSSSRLLTSSPRFSAHYPVLRTYPTPFHRQSVNMSGMTPVFTTGACPPAGPYSQAIRANGQLFISGQIPADASGNLVEGNIGEKTQACCNNIKAILDAAGSSVDKIVKVNVFLTNMADFAEMNATYEKFFTHKPARSCVAVAQLPKGVPVEIECIALQ is encoded by the exons ATGCTTAAAAGCAGCTTtcgtcttctctcctcatcttcatctcgcCTTCTaacctcatctcctcgattTTCTGCTCATTACCCAGTTCTACGCACCTACCCAACCCCATTCCACCGCCAATCCGTCAACATGTCTGGCATGACCCCCGTTTTCACAACGGGTGCCTGCCCTC CTGCCGGCCCCTAC TCCCAAGCTATCCGTGCCAACGGCcagctcttcatctccgGCCAGATTCCCGCTGATGCTTCCGGCAACCTCGTCGAGGGCAACATCGGCGAAAAGACACAGGCCTGCTGCAATAACATCAAGGCCATTCTGGACGCTGCCGGGTCCAGTGTTgacaagatcgtcaaggTCAAC GTCTTCCTCACTAATATGGCCGACTTCGCCGAGATGAACGCTACCTATGAGAAGTTCTTCACCCACAAGCCGGCTCGTAGCTGTGTTGCCGTTGCTCAACTGCCCAAGGGTGTGCCGGTCGAGATCGAGTGCATTGCTCTGCAGTAA
- a CDS encoding adenine phosphoribosyltransferase APT1, with the protein MSQSNLSQSTQTPDAAATQVAGHPSSHPSRTTELSGLKVRLRAALRQFPDFPSPGILFEDILPIFADPTLHEALLRCLELHILETHGNQKPDVIVGLEARGFLFGPSLALRLGASFVPVRKKGKLPGPCETQGYEKEYGQDFFQMQADAIKPGQKVIVVDDIIATGGSAYAAGELIRKMGGELMGFIFILELEFLNGRDKLPAPVYTLLSGQESKYQ; encoded by the exons ATGTCCCAGTCAAATCTCTCTCAATCCACGCAAACTCCAGATGCCGCCGCCACCCAAGTCGCCGGACacccctcctcccatccctcCCGCACCACCGAACTCTCCGGTCTTAAAGTAAGACTCCGCGCCGCTCTGCGCCAATTCCCCGACTTCCCGTCTCCTGGCATTCTCTtcgaggatatccttcctaTCTTCGCCGATCCGACCCTGCACGAAGCTCTCCTCCGTTGCCTTGAACTGCACATCCTCGAAACCCACGGTAACCAGAAGCCCGATGTTATCGTTGGACTGGAGGCTCGAGGGTTCCTTTTCGGCCccagcttggccttgaggCTTGGCGCTAGCTTTGTCCCTGTTcgcaagaagggcaagctGCCCGGCCCTTGTGAGACCCAAGGCTACGAGAAGGAGTACGGCCAGGACTTTTTCCAGATGCAAGCCGACGCCATCAAGCCTGGCCAGAAGGTTATCGTTGTCGATGACATTATCGCAACTG GCGGCTCTGCCTACGCTGCCGGAGAGCTGATCAGGAAAATGGGCGGAGAGCTCATGGGATTCATCTTTATCCTGGAACTGGAGTTCCTCAATGGACGGGATAAGCTCCCTGCCCCGGTGTACACTCTTCTCTCCGGCCAGGAGAGTAAATATCAGTGA
- a CDS encoding gamma-glutamylcyclotransferase family protein gives MQVQPPSETAAVDTTLLKDETITTTVVVPDTPPPPTPRPLYFAYGSNLSFTQMRIRCRHNPDLSSKPVAIARLDHWRWMICQAGYANVLPPEGLRIGRQLNEGDEVPVSGADNAVFGILYEMDPEDEFLLDGYEGVDHAAGPSRLGEKVPVEIRPREQGLGDYNKWYLPATVTQWLDEEQRVLRMGATAVAESGPQVMTVLVYVDEERVRLGFPRDEYIPRMNRAIREAESIGFPKRWADEVMRKSIPLN, from the coding sequence ATGCAGGTTCAGCCTCCCTCCGAGACCGCCGCGGTCGACACCACACTCCTAAAAGACGAGACCATCACCACAACGGTCGTAGTACCTGATACGCCTCCTCCCCCGACCCCCCGACCGCTCTACTTCGCGTACGGCTCCAACCTATCCTTCACACAGATGCGCATCCGCTGTAGACACAACCCTGACCTCTCCTCGAAGCCCGTTGCCATCGCCCGGCTGGACCACTGGCGGTGGATGATTTGTCAGGCCGGATATGCGAACGTATTGCCGCCGGAGGGATTGCGAATCGGGCGCCAGCTCAACGAGGGGGACGAGGTTCCCGTGTCTGGGGCTGACAATGCCGTGTTCGGGATATTATACGAGATGGATCCGGAGGATGAGTTCTTGCTGGATGGGTATGAGGGTGTGGATCATGCGGCGGGGCCGTCGAGGCTTGGAGAGAAGGTGCCTGTTGAGATTCGGCCGAGGGAGCAGGGGCTTGGGGATTATAATAAGTGGTATTTGCCTGCGACGGTGACGCAGTGGCTGGATGAGGAGCAGCGCGTGTTGAGGATGGGTGCGACTGCGGTGGCGGAGTCCGGGCCGCAGGTCATGACAGTGCTCGTGTATGTGGATGAAGAGCGGGTGCGGCTGGGTTTCCCCAGGGATGAGTACATCCCGCGCATGAACCGGGCGATTCGGGAGGCCGAGTCGATCGGGTTCCCGAAACGCTGGGCAGACGAAGTTATGAGGAAATCGATACCATTGAATTAG
- a CDS encoding C2 domain protein produces the protein MSTSSTQSRGINRRINSLQNEVRHSRNLSASRRRPVNSSAAYSYALRVAYLTYLLNPRSRRIQNVSAAPQPRPKRASTSFHDLMSDFSLVRDSKSTRFPSGFVSELEKRLTGVLMGKERRKEYQDHLVVRTFAAFLNTLKDQSFKKRMEKDRRAEDLVLIFYSNATKELSKGKDSDDDSWKFMVDRHVALFVRLFALILKDHDWDKDRPELANRLSVLENKLLSQDHDLMQASGPTATVETTTSLTYDVRDMPLVQHVAKIFGISIHQVQSDIDKNRGVWTGKAALQDLKTYQAHLNLQTRKTLSREDFDNEEAYEHWKKSEGPDMSQMMLAIVQSNPELAKSTPGGALPQFNVNAADQSNDPSAAPLSRTMSDRPVSYVIDQPIDLSSLLLSDDPNNNSEESDTYTFIPSDPRSMYKFILGLTLSHDLKDREIEATAATSETTSMKLLSKQSTELLNELCLRWRIPNFSRVVLFLDIIRTKFVDNEIDLDTLDSAFTFVKETPPSDGKKRQSFMASVVFDRSKWTIQDLLLIQELLSSLHEALLRELYDVMMDCFEAKPRPIGPVMYVLENHIQLDPNYTEDLEDIDRFRSYVQDGLAQKATEKYQELLGQIVPVQAETWEPHHVIQLGDAIMKLAQKIRKRYRNNPEIMGVNPYNILLTNILPIFAEDAHEMVVRIVEQAKLRGEDVELEDGFDLYKQLTATRRLFVEAFPDVTFPFHVESLLEDFVWRWIRLTDQKVMDWVEQAVRQDPFTVRAGDWTDVVPEDHRHSVSVIDIFRSFNQVVEQMVQLGWDDDLQYAKFMTALSKSIGKGVARYCELLEQMFSREMDRLSPDQEAAMNQTTQEKIMQMAKEAWTSKEKIEPFQFFPESLVKLNNVEYALSQLDRLEREINVDGCAEVIAQHAGPQLQKIRRSTTYVFTIKIVEAEDLKACDMNGSSDPYVVLTDEYQKRIAKTRIIYNNLNPRWDDAVDITTQGPLNIIATIWDWDAVGDHDYVGRTSIKLDPLHFSDFLPREYWLDLDTQGRLLLRVSMEGERDDIQFYFGKAFRTLKRTERDMTRKITEKLSAYISHCLSRRTLKSLLSRGLSISSVSNFLSRNRPQNATTAPSAMEVENALKPLFDYFNDNFAIMNKTLTSEAMKMVMARLWKEVLATIEGLLVPPLSDKPSHQKPLTMQEVDIVSRWLVLLLNFFHAVDEETGEAHGVSLDILKSPKYHEIQTLNFFYFEPTESLIRTSERMASATISRQQVSKNRVSAPPHIGSGGTGSILGVPNTRRVKSIMLSRNLGTMKKMKEERRREAQAEPNDDMILRILRMRPEAAGYLRDRSRQKERLAAAAAADAIVKQSLMAGMGGRMAGTLGRR, from the exons atgtcgacatcatcgactCAGTCCCGAGGCATCAACCGACGGATTAACAGTCTTCAGAATGAAGTTCGCCATTCCCGCAATCTGTCTGCATCACGCAGGCGCCCAGTGAACTCTTCGGCCGCCTACAGTTATGCTCTACGAGTCGCATATCTCACATATCTTTTGAATCCCCGTTCTCGTCGCATACAGAATGTCTCTGCCGCTCCACAACCGCGCCCAAAACGGGCGTCAACCTCCTTCCATGATTTGATGAGCGATTTCTCGCTAGTTAGAGACTCGAAGAGCACGAGGTTCCCCAGTGGATTCGTGTCTGAGCTTGAGAAGCGGCTGACAGGGGTTCTTatgggaaaggaaagaaggaaggaaTATCAGGATCACCTGGTCGTTAGGACATTCGCCGCGTTTCTCAACACTTTAAAGGATCAATCATTCAAGAAGCGGATGGAGAAGGACCGCCGAGCGGAGGATCTTGTCCTTATTTTCTACTCAAATGCGACAAAAGAGCTGAGTAAGGGGAAAGATTCAGATGATGATAGTTGGAAATTTATGGTGGACAGACATGTCGCCCTTTTCGTTCGACTGTTTGCGCTGATCCTGAAAGACCATGACTGGGACAAGGACAGGCCTGAACTGGCAAACAGGTTGTCGGTTCTAGAGAACAAACTTCTTTCCCAAGACCATGATCTTATGCAAGCGAGCGGGCCTACGGCAACGGTTGAGACCACAACTTCCCTCACCTACGATGTTAGAGACATGCCTCTCGTGCAGCATGTCGCGAAGATATTCGGCATAAGTATTCACCAGGTCCAATCCGACATTGACAAGAACAGAGGCGTATGGACCGGAAAGGCAGCCCTTCAGGACCTGAAAACTTATCAGGCTCACCTGAACCTCCAGACACGGAAGACGTTATCCAGGGAAGATTTTGATAACGAGGAAGCTTATGAACACTGGAAAAAGAGCGAGGGCCCGGATATGTCACAAATGATGCTGGCAATCGTACAGTCAAATCCAGAGCTCGCAAAAAGTACGCCAGGCGGTGCACTTCCGCAGTTCAATGTGAATGCCGCTGACCAGAGCAACGATCCAAGCGCTGCACCGCTATCTCGAACAATGTCTGACCGACCGGTCTCCTATGTGATTGACCAACCTATCGACCTGAGTTCTCTGTTGTTATCAGACGACCCAAATAATAATTCCGAGGAATCTGATACGTACACCTTCATACCGTCGGACCCAAGGTCAATGTACAAATTCATTCTGGGTCTGACACTGAGTCACGACCTAAAGGATCGCGAGATCGAAGCTACGGCAGCGACCTCGGAAACAACGTCAATGAAACTGCTCTCCAAACAATCCACGGAACTGCTGAATGAATTATGTCTTCGCTGGCGAATACCTAACTTTTCTAGGGTTGTATTGTTCCTGGATATCATCAGAACAAAGTTTGTGGACAACGAGATTGATCTTGACACTCTTGATTCTGCCTTTACGTTTGTTAAAGAAACACCTCCGTCAGATGGCAAGAAACGACAAAGTTTTATGGCCTCTGTTGTATTTGACAGGAGCAAATGGACAATCCAGGATCTTCTGTTGATACAAGAGCTGCTATCCTCCCTCCACGAAGCTTTACTCCGGGAACTGTACGATGTAATGATGGATTGTTTTGAAGCTAAGCCTCGTCCTATTGGCCCGGTGATGTACGTCTTGGAGAACCACATACAGCTCGACCCGAACTACACCGAAGACTTGGAAGATATCGATCGGTTCCGCTCCTATGTGCAGGATGGGCTGGCGCAAAAGGCAACTGAGAAGTATCAAGAACTTTTAGGGCAGATTGTCCCAGTgcaggcagaaacctggGAGCCACACCACGTCATCCAGCTCGGCGATGCCATCATGAAACTCGCTCAGAAGATACGGAAGCGATATCGAAATAATCCTGAAATCATGGG GGTAAATCCATATAACATTCTACTTACAAATATTCTCCCTATATTTGCGGAAGATGCGCATGAGATGGTGGTCAGAATCGTGGAACAAGCCAAATTGAGAGGGGAGGACGTTGAGTTAGAAGATGGCTTTGACTTGTATAAACAATTAACAGCGACGCGCCGGCTGTTCGTAGAGGCCTTTCCTGA TGTCACTTTCCCTTTCCATGTGGAAAGTcttctggaagactttgTATGGCGCTGGATTCGCTTAACTGATCAGAAAGTCATGGACTGGGTTGAACAGGCAGTCAGACAGGATCCCTTCACTGTCCGGGCCGGTGACTGGACAGATGTGGTTCCTGAAGACCACCGACACAGCGTATCGGTAATCGACATATTCCGCTCCTTCAATCAAGTGGTTGAACAGATGGTTCAACTTGGGTGGGATGATGACTTGCAGTATGCAAAATTCATGACTGCCCTTTCTAAGTCTATCGGGAAAGGGGTGGCACGATACTGCGAATTGTTGGAACAAATGTTTTCGAGAGAAATGGATCGACTGTCTCCTGATCAAGAGGCAGCCATGAATCAGACTACTCAGGAAAAGATAATGCAAATGGCGAAGGAAGCATGGACAAGCAAGGAAAAGATTGAGCCTTTCCAATTTTTCCCAGAG TCTCTCGTCAAACTGAATAATGTCGAATATGCCCTCTCGCAGCTCGATAGGCTTGAGCGTGAGATCAATGTTGACGGTTGTGCGGAAGTGATTGCGCAGCATGCAGGCCCGCAGCTACAGAAAATTCGCAGATCAACAACCTACGTTTTCACAATCAAGATCGtggaagctgaagatctCAAAGCATGCGATATGAATGGCAGCAGCGATCCTTACGTTGTTCTCACAGATGAGTATCAGAAGCGAATTGCGAAAACTCGAATTATCTACAACAACCTGAATCCGCGATGggatgatgctgtcgacATAACAACACAAGGACCACTAAATATCATTGCGACCATCTGGGACTGGGATGCAGTTGGTGATCACGACTATGTTGGTCGCACTTCGATCAAACTCGATCCCTTGCATTTCAGTGATTTTCTTCCGAGGGAGTACTGGCTTGATCTAGACACCCAAGGCAGATTGCTACTCCGTGTCAGCATGGAAGGGGAGCGTGACGACATCCAGTTCTATTTTGGCAAAGCGTTTCGGACATTAAAACGTACTGAAAGAGATATGACTCGCAAGATCACCGAAAAG CTTTCTGCGTACATCAGTCATTGCTTGTCTCGGCGAACCCTCAAATCCCTGTTGTCTAGAGGCCTCAGCATCTCTAGTGTGTCTAACTTCCTGAGCCGGAATCGCCCCCAGAACGCTACAACGGCGCCATCCGCTATGGAGGTGGAGAATGCACTTAAACCACTTTTTGACTATTTTAACGATAACTTTGCAATCATGAACAAAACTCTCACGTCTgaagcaatgaagatggtCATGGCGCGCCTGTGGAAAGAGGTTCTTGCCACCATCGAAGGCTTGCTCGTTCCTCCGTTATCGGATAAACCTTCTCATCAAAAGCCTCTTACGATGCAAGAAGTCGACATTGTGTCGCGTTGGCTTGTACTtctcttgaatttcttccaTGCTGTTGATGAGGAAACGGGTGAAGCCCACGGCGTTTCGCTTGATATTCTGAAATCACCCAAGTACCATGAGATCCAGACACTGAACTTTTTCTATTTTGAACCGACGGAGAGCTTGATCCGTACGTCTGAGCGCATGGCATCAGCGACGATATCACGGCAGCAAGTGAGTAAAAACCGAGTGTCAGCGCCACCACATATcggatctggaggaactGGCAGTATCCTTGGGGTGCCGAACACGCGGCGAGTCAAGAGCATCATGTTGTCGCGGAACCTCGGCACAATGAAAAAgatgaaagaggagagaaggcgTGAGGCTCAGGCAGAACCGAATGATGATATGATTTTACGGATTCTCCGTATGAGACCAGAAGCCGCTGGATATCTACGTGATCGAAGCCGTCAAAAGGAACGGCtcgcagctgcagctgcagcggaTGCTATTGTGAAGCAAAGCCTTATGGCAGGAATGGGTGGAAGAATGGCGGGCACTcttggacgaagatga
- a CDS encoding WD40 repeat domain-containing protein: MSGEKRPAQAAFGSSNQLVVKRKRSDGDINAGTAVVKSSSQNGTLVQAIPRTSGLDAPIMELTGHSGEVFTVRFDPTAQHIASGSMDRSILLWNTYGQCENYGVLTGHRGAILDLQWSRDSRSIFSASADMTLASWDLETGQRIRRHVGHEEIINCLDISKRGQELLVSASDDGCIGIWDPRQKHAIEYLETELPITAVALSEAGNEIYSGGIDNTIHVWDLRKKSVVYSMAGHTDTITSLQISPDSQTLLSNSHDSTVRTWDIRPFAPTNRHIRTYDGAPMGLEKNLIRASWDPKGEKIAAGSGDRSVVVWDFRTGKLLYKLPGHKGTVNDVRFSPNSEPIIVSGSSDRTLMLGELGK; the protein is encoded by the exons ATGTCGGGAGAGAAAAGACCAGCACAAGCAGCCTTTGGCTCCTCAAATCAGCTCGTCGTCAAACGAAAAAGGTCCGACGGGGATATCAATGCTGGGACCGCTGTTGTGAAATCTTCATCTCAGAATGGAACCCTTGTGCAAGCA ATTCCTCGCACCAGCGGGCTTGACGCCCCCATTATGGAGCTGACAG GTCACTCTGGCGAGGTTTTCACCGTGCGATTTGACCCCACAGCACAGCACATTGCGTCTGGCTCGATGGATCGGTCTATAT TACTCTGGAACACATATGGGCAATGCGAGAATTATGGCGTTCTGACTGGCCATCGAGGGGCGATCCTGGATTTACAATGGTCGAGAGATTCACGGTCGATTTTTTCGGCATCGGCGGACATGACACTAGCGAGCTGGGACTTGGAAACTGGGCAGAGAATACGACGCCACGTTGGGCACGAGGAGATAATAAATTGTCTTGACATCAGCAAACGAGGCCAGGAGCTCCTGGTTAGCGCGAGCGACGACGGTTGCATAGGGATTTGGGACCCACGACAGAAGCATGCTATCGAATACCTCGAAACAGAGCTTCCCATCACCGCAGTAGCTTTGTCGGAAGCGGGGAACGAAATCTACAGTGGAGGCATTGATAATACAATTCACGTCTGGGACTTGCGAAAGAAGTCTGTTGTGTACTCCATGGCTGGTCATACGGACACCATCACGTCCCTGCAGATTTCGCCGGACTCACAGACCCTGCTTTCCAACTCTCATGATTCAACGGTGCGCACTTGGGATATTCGGCCCTTCGCTCCAACAAATCGACACATCAGAACATACGATGGTGCCCCGATGGGGCTGGAAAAGAACCTGATCAGGGCAAGCTGGGATCCAAAGGGTGAAAAGATTGCGGCCGGTAGCGGCGATCGAAGTGTTGTGGTCTGGGACTTCAGGACTGGGAAACTTCTATATAAGCTCCCTGGACACAAAGGCACCGTCAACGACGTGCGCTTCTCGCCGAATAGTGAGCCTATAA TTGTATCTGGATCGTCGGACCGGACGCTCATGCTTGGTGAGCTTGGAAAGTAA